In Zingiber officinale cultivar Zhangliang chromosome 1A, Zo_v1.1, whole genome shotgun sequence, a genomic segment contains:
- the LOC122034385 gene encoding uncharacterized protein LOC122034385 isoform X1 produces the protein MDERRDAMRLRYLRDRKFGGFLLFAISKRMLFTKSIGHVYEDSDASHLTDRAFIIQYLYSNSVFLATAATTSLAWLSIRLQMCTNVQTKNYLPEYNSMHGIKEDATSSWSSYCHQRKLSEHIFSTYMPRHVNGCTEQDKEILKRTILEHEAIFRKQICELHRLYRIQKDLMNEFQARNFNRSSVPAELSYSSSFSSQRWPEYTETISQMSGFPIGVTSWGNMPCAINEKTHLSFKRDRSIHFAQIPFPSGASKKDSEVLDYKPQKRTFDLQLPADVYMDIEGTDGFQKKNIAEPTNDATTPKNGTFYVLPDNGMKLTLQSDEVNHQVTNLTKQIGRSACIMVDLNKPSTKISFESPSNSASNQLLGTKPHNKLQQGYLDRLGDQQTPFHKDVYSKGEWPLNHESGNKGSTVDDFSRFSQASNHNGPTLPERLQSNSNSYCETFQYDHYNPEAWSRQELTHAIQTFPRFHSVTCLNSSMISPSVPSISTSQADLTSCTSSFALPLRNTAACKSSTLVAAHAPSFFSGSAYVNNESLSSNIDAQTPITHCQEWHNRSLNVSVGNVKTLPHTNKMHLNSIPYLNTASYKPDPINNGKENLHDNLPGSPIECSHSRDLKTPLELNLNQALPSVMEDTNTLGQDPMCYDGCYRFPGDASWQKKASISETEEKKTSIVDFSLSNEHPKFIYGSNVVTPNIKKGEKELDLSACNLQEVTSTMPFRDHTMQGDKDSEKNGKRILGFPIDGVERHSSILVSTKYTEKLLAEKAMFMENDDRKFANFLCGTKILSMQKNIQNGDSSTEVCGAMNTANSRPHINLNAELAYADDSTPSELIPEGVVVVRPSHSISIFGAKIVSDPDLQASTSQAETSIINQYKHISSNKADDSEKKDFSCEKLVRLAAENLVAISADCNDCHNDIGSNRLSLPQFDTLCWFAELVSHGSENLVLVDNGRNGYAQSLDVDADHNDAAGGLDLFEAMTLELEEVKVDQQCHEAKETEAKGDEENEQEVKTPASLLFTKARRGQGRKRRQKRDFQKDVLPGLASLSRLEVSEDLQTIGGMLKSSGRRWQTSLLRQNTGQKRMNTQRKGTRQLSMSIAVEEAQVTSCQPSPLSNTELGVVGSSMIGWGRTTRRCSRRRCLPQSFIGPLT, from the exons ATGGATGAGAGGAGGGATGCGATGCGTCTGAG GTATCTCCGTGACAGGAAATTTGGGGGATTTCTTCTGTTTGCAATCTCCAAGCGAATGCTCTTTACCAAATCGATTGGCCATGTTTATGAAGATTCAGATGCATCTCATCTTACTG ACAGGGCATTCATCATACAGTATCTTTATTCAAATTCAGTTTTCCTAGCCACTGCTGCCACTACTAGCCTAGCTTGGCTTTCTATTCGTCTAC AAATGTGTACAAACGTGCAGACTAAAAATTACCTTCCGGAATATAATTCAATGCATGGTATCAAGGAGGATGCAACCAGTAGTTGGTCCAGTTACTGTCATCAGAGGAAATTAAGTGAGCACATCTTCAGCACTTACATGCCAAGGCATGTGAATGGATGCACTGAACAAGATaaagaaatattaaaaaggaCTATTCTTGAACATGAAGCAATATTCAGAAAGCAG ATTTGTGAACTCCATCGTCTTTATAGAATACAGAAAGATCTGATGAATGAGTTCCAAGCTAGAAACTTTAATAGATCTTCTGTGCCAGCAGAATTATCATACTCAAGTTCTTTTTCATCTCAAAGATGGCCTGAATATACAGAAACGATATCACAGATGTCTGGCTTTCCTATTGGAGTCACCAGTTGGGGAAATATGCCTTGTGCCATCAACGAAAAGACCCACCTTAGTTTTAAAAGGGACAGAAGCATCCATTTTGCTCAGATACCATTTCCTAGTGGAGCTTCTAAAAAGGACAGTGAGGTACTGGACTATAAGCCTCAGAAGAGAACATTTGACCTCCAACTTCCAGCTgatgtatatatggatattgaAGGTACAGATGGATTTCAGAAAAAAAATATTGCTGAACCTACAAATGATGCTACTACCCCAAAGAATGGAACTTTCTATGTGCTTCCTGACAATGGCATGAAGCTCACTTTGCAGAGTGATGAAGTAAACCATCAGGTCACAAATTTAACAAAACAGATTGGTAGATCAGCCTGTATAATGGTTGACTTAAATAAACCTTCAACAAAAATCTCTTTTGAAAGTCCATCAAACTCAGCATCTAATCAATTGCTTGGCACGAAGCCTCACAACAAATTGCAACAAGGTTATTTGGACAGGCTTGGAGATCAACAGACTCCTTTCCATAAGGATGTGTACTCAAAAGGAGAATGGCCCTTGAATCATGAATCTG GGAACAAAGGGAGCACAGTGGATGACTTTTCTCGATTTTCTCAAGCCTCTAACCATAATGGTCCAACTTTACCTGAAAGGTTacaatcaaattcaaattcatattGTGAAACTTTTCAGTATGACCATTACAATCCTGAGGCATGGTCTAGACAAGAGCTAACTCATGCAATCCAGACATTTCCAAGATTCCATTCAGTCACTTGTTTAAATTCATCTATGATATCTCCTTCAGTACCTTCAATCTCAACTTCACAGGCTGACTTAACCAGTTGTACATCTTCATTTGCTCTGCCCTTGAGAAACACTGCCGCTTGTAAAAGCAGCACGCTAGTAGCTGCTCATGCACCTTCATTCTTTAGTGGATCGGCATACGTTAATAATGAGAGTTTGAGTTCCAATATAGATGCTCAAACACCTATTACTCATTGTCAAGAGTGGCATAATAGGAGCTTGAATGTAAGTGTAGGAAATGTTAAAACACTCCCTCACACGAATAAAATGCACCTTAATTCTATTCCATATCTGAACACTGCATCCTATAAACCTGACCCGATTAATAATGGTAAAGAAAATCTTCATGATAATTTACCTGGAAGCCCTATAGAGTGTTCTCATAGCAGAGATTTGAAGACTCCATTAGAGCTGAACCTAAATCAAGCATTGCCAAGTGTCATGGAAGATACTAATACACTCGGACAGGATCCAATGTGCTATGATGGTTGTTATAGGTTCCCAGGTGATGCATCTTGGCAGAAGAAAGCATCAATTAGTGAGACTGAGGAGAAGAAAACCTCCATAGTAGATTTTAGCTTGTCGAACGAACATCCTAAGTTTATTTATGGATCCAATGTTGTGACCCCTAATATCAAGAAGGGGGAAAAGGAGTTGGATTTATCAGCATGCAACTTGCAGGAAGTCACATCAACCATGCCGTTTAGAGATCATACAATGCAGGGAGATAAAGATTCAGAGAAAAATGGGAAAAGAATTCTTGGTTTTCCTATTGATGGTGTCGAGAGACATTCCAGCATACTTGTTTCCACCAAATATACGGAGAAGCTATTAGCTGAGAAAGCTATGTTTATGGAAAATGATGACAGAAAATTCGCTAACTTCCTCTGTGGTACAAAAATATTGAGTATGCAGAAGAACATTCAAAATGGTGATTCTTCCACCGAAGTTTGTGGTGCAATGAACACTGCAAACTCTAGGCCTCATATTAACCTGAATGCTGAGCTGGCATATGCAGATGATTCTACACCTTCAGAGTTGATACCTGAAGGAGTAGTAGTGGTTCGGCCTTCACATTCTATATCAATTTTTGGAGCAAAAATTGTTTCTGATCCTGATCTTCAAGCCTCTACTTCTCAGGCTGAAACTAGCATTATAAATCAATATAAACACATTTCATCGAATAAGGCAGATGATTCAGAGAAGAAGGATTTTTCCTGTGAGAAACTTGTAAGATTGGCTGCAGAAAATTTAGTTGCTATCTCAGCGGATTGTAATGATTGCCACAATGATATTGGCTCTAACCGGTTATCCCTGCCTCAATTTGACACCTTGTGTTGGTTTGCAGAGCTAGTATCACATGGTTCAGAAAACCTCGTGCTAGTTGATAATGGTAGAAATGGGTATGCTCAATCTTTGGATGTTGATGCTGACCACAATGATGCTGCTGGTGGTTTGGATCTATTTGAGGCCATGACATTGGAACTTGAAGAAGTCAAGGTGGATCAGCAATGTCATGAAGCAAAAGAAACTGAGGCCAAAGGTGATGAAGAAAATGAGCAGGAAGTTAAAACTCCTGCTTCACTGCTTTTCACAAAGGCTCGGCGTGGCCAGGGAAGAAAAAGGAGGCAGAAGAGGGACTTCCAAAAGGATGTCTTGCCAGGCCTTGCATCACTCTCAAGGCTTGAAGTTTCAGAGGATCTTCAAACTATTGGTGGAATGCTGAAATCATCAGGTAGGCGTTGGCAAACAAGTTTACTAAGGCAAAACACTGGCCAAAAGAGAATGAACACCCAAAGAAAGGGAACGAGGCAGCTGAGCATGTCCATTGCAGTTGAGGAGGCTCAAGTTACCTCCTGTCAACCCTCACCACTCAGTAATACTGAACTAGGTGTTGTTGGAAGCAGTATGATCGGGTGGGGAAGGACAACACGGCGATGCAGTAGAAGGAGATGTCTCCCGCAAAGTTTCATTGGCCCTTTGACTTGA
- the LOC122034385 gene encoding uncharacterized protein LOC122034385 isoform X3 — protein MFMKIQMHLILLTKNYLPEYNSMHGIKEDATSSWSSYCHQRKLSEHIFSTYMPRHVNGCTEQDKEILKRTILEHEAIFRKQICELHRLYRIQKDLMNEFQARNFNRSSVPAELSYSSSFSSQRWPEYTETISQMSGFPIGVTSWGNMPCAINEKTHLSFKRDRSIHFAQIPFPSGASKKDSEVLDYKPQKRTFDLQLPADVYMDIEGTDGFQKKNIAEPTNDATTPKNGTFYVLPDNGMKLTLQSDEVNHQVTNLTKQIGRSACIMVDLNKPSTKISFESPSNSASNQLLGTKPHNKLQQGYLDRLGDQQTPFHKDVYSKGEWPLNHESGNKGSTVDDFSRFSQASNHNGPTLPERLQSNSNSYCETFQYDHYNPEAWSRQELTHAIQTFPRFHSVTCLNSSMISPSVPSISTSQADLTSCTSSFALPLRNTAACKSSTLVAAHAPSFFSGSAYVNNESLSSNIDAQTPITHCQEWHNRSLNVSVGNVKTLPHTNKMHLNSIPYLNTASYKPDPINNGKENLHDNLPGSPIECSHSRDLKTPLELNLNQALPSVMEDTNTLGQDPMCYDGCYRFPGDASWQKKASISETEEKKTSIVDFSLSNEHPKFIYGSNVVTPNIKKGEKELDLSACNLQEVTSTMPFRDHTMQGDKDSEKNGKRILGFPIDGVERHSSILVSTKYTEKLLAEKAMFMENDDRKFANFLCGTKILSMQKNIQNGDSSTEVCGAMNTANSRPHINLNAELAYADDSTPSELIPEGVVVVRPSHSISIFGAKIVSDPDLQASTSQAETSIINQYKHISSNKADDSEKKDFSCEKLVRLAAENLVAISADCNDCHNDIGSNRLSLPQFDTLCWFAELVSHGSENLVLVDNGRNGYAQSLDVDADHNDAAGGLDLFEAMTLELEEVKVDQQCHEAKETEAKGDEENEQEVKTPASLLFTKARRGQGRKRRQKRDFQKDVLPGLASLSRLEVSEDLQTIGGMLKSSGRRWQTSLLRQNTGQKRMNTQRKGTRQLSMSIAVEEAQVTSCQPSPLSNTELGVVGSSMIGWGRTTRRCSRRRCLPQSFIGPLT, from the exons ATGTTTATGAAGATTCAGATGCATCTCATCTTACTG ACTAAAAATTACCTTCCGGAATATAATTCAATGCATGGTATCAAGGAGGATGCAACCAGTAGTTGGTCCAGTTACTGTCATCAGAGGAAATTAAGTGAGCACATCTTCAGCACTTACATGCCAAGGCATGTGAATGGATGCACTGAACAAGATaaagaaatattaaaaaggaCTATTCTTGAACATGAAGCAATATTCAGAAAGCAG ATTTGTGAACTCCATCGTCTTTATAGAATACAGAAAGATCTGATGAATGAGTTCCAAGCTAGAAACTTTAATAGATCTTCTGTGCCAGCAGAATTATCATACTCAAGTTCTTTTTCATCTCAAAGATGGCCTGAATATACAGAAACGATATCACAGATGTCTGGCTTTCCTATTGGAGTCACCAGTTGGGGAAATATGCCTTGTGCCATCAACGAAAAGACCCACCTTAGTTTTAAAAGGGACAGAAGCATCCATTTTGCTCAGATACCATTTCCTAGTGGAGCTTCTAAAAAGGACAGTGAGGTACTGGACTATAAGCCTCAGAAGAGAACATTTGACCTCCAACTTCCAGCTgatgtatatatggatattgaAGGTACAGATGGATTTCAGAAAAAAAATATTGCTGAACCTACAAATGATGCTACTACCCCAAAGAATGGAACTTTCTATGTGCTTCCTGACAATGGCATGAAGCTCACTTTGCAGAGTGATGAAGTAAACCATCAGGTCACAAATTTAACAAAACAGATTGGTAGATCAGCCTGTATAATGGTTGACTTAAATAAACCTTCAACAAAAATCTCTTTTGAAAGTCCATCAAACTCAGCATCTAATCAATTGCTTGGCACGAAGCCTCACAACAAATTGCAACAAGGTTATTTGGACAGGCTTGGAGATCAACAGACTCCTTTCCATAAGGATGTGTACTCAAAAGGAGAATGGCCCTTGAATCATGAATCTG GGAACAAAGGGAGCACAGTGGATGACTTTTCTCGATTTTCTCAAGCCTCTAACCATAATGGTCCAACTTTACCTGAAAGGTTacaatcaaattcaaattcatattGTGAAACTTTTCAGTATGACCATTACAATCCTGAGGCATGGTCTAGACAAGAGCTAACTCATGCAATCCAGACATTTCCAAGATTCCATTCAGTCACTTGTTTAAATTCATCTATGATATCTCCTTCAGTACCTTCAATCTCAACTTCACAGGCTGACTTAACCAGTTGTACATCTTCATTTGCTCTGCCCTTGAGAAACACTGCCGCTTGTAAAAGCAGCACGCTAGTAGCTGCTCATGCACCTTCATTCTTTAGTGGATCGGCATACGTTAATAATGAGAGTTTGAGTTCCAATATAGATGCTCAAACACCTATTACTCATTGTCAAGAGTGGCATAATAGGAGCTTGAATGTAAGTGTAGGAAATGTTAAAACACTCCCTCACACGAATAAAATGCACCTTAATTCTATTCCATATCTGAACACTGCATCCTATAAACCTGACCCGATTAATAATGGTAAAGAAAATCTTCATGATAATTTACCTGGAAGCCCTATAGAGTGTTCTCATAGCAGAGATTTGAAGACTCCATTAGAGCTGAACCTAAATCAAGCATTGCCAAGTGTCATGGAAGATACTAATACACTCGGACAGGATCCAATGTGCTATGATGGTTGTTATAGGTTCCCAGGTGATGCATCTTGGCAGAAGAAAGCATCAATTAGTGAGACTGAGGAGAAGAAAACCTCCATAGTAGATTTTAGCTTGTCGAACGAACATCCTAAGTTTATTTATGGATCCAATGTTGTGACCCCTAATATCAAGAAGGGGGAAAAGGAGTTGGATTTATCAGCATGCAACTTGCAGGAAGTCACATCAACCATGCCGTTTAGAGATCATACAATGCAGGGAGATAAAGATTCAGAGAAAAATGGGAAAAGAATTCTTGGTTTTCCTATTGATGGTGTCGAGAGACATTCCAGCATACTTGTTTCCACCAAATATACGGAGAAGCTATTAGCTGAGAAAGCTATGTTTATGGAAAATGATGACAGAAAATTCGCTAACTTCCTCTGTGGTACAAAAATATTGAGTATGCAGAAGAACATTCAAAATGGTGATTCTTCCACCGAAGTTTGTGGTGCAATGAACACTGCAAACTCTAGGCCTCATATTAACCTGAATGCTGAGCTGGCATATGCAGATGATTCTACACCTTCAGAGTTGATACCTGAAGGAGTAGTAGTGGTTCGGCCTTCACATTCTATATCAATTTTTGGAGCAAAAATTGTTTCTGATCCTGATCTTCAAGCCTCTACTTCTCAGGCTGAAACTAGCATTATAAATCAATATAAACACATTTCATCGAATAAGGCAGATGATTCAGAGAAGAAGGATTTTTCCTGTGAGAAACTTGTAAGATTGGCTGCAGAAAATTTAGTTGCTATCTCAGCGGATTGTAATGATTGCCACAATGATATTGGCTCTAACCGGTTATCCCTGCCTCAATTTGACACCTTGTGTTGGTTTGCAGAGCTAGTATCACATGGTTCAGAAAACCTCGTGCTAGTTGATAATGGTAGAAATGGGTATGCTCAATCTTTGGATGTTGATGCTGACCACAATGATGCTGCTGGTGGTTTGGATCTATTTGAGGCCATGACATTGGAACTTGAAGAAGTCAAGGTGGATCAGCAATGTCATGAAGCAAAAGAAACTGAGGCCAAAGGTGATGAAGAAAATGAGCAGGAAGTTAAAACTCCTGCTTCACTGCTTTTCACAAAGGCTCGGCGTGGCCAGGGAAGAAAAAGGAGGCAGAAGAGGGACTTCCAAAAGGATGTCTTGCCAGGCCTTGCATCACTCTCAAGGCTTGAAGTTTCAGAGGATCTTCAAACTATTGGTGGAATGCTGAAATCATCAGGTAGGCGTTGGCAAACAAGTTTACTAAGGCAAAACACTGGCCAAAAGAGAATGAACACCCAAAGAAAGGGAACGAGGCAGCTGAGCATGTCCATTGCAGTTGAGGAGGCTCAAGTTACCTCCTGTCAACCCTCACCACTCAGTAATACTGAACTAGGTGTTGTTGGAAGCAGTATGATCGGGTGGGGAAGGACAACACGGCGATGCAGTAGAAGGAGATGTCTCCCGCAAAGTTTCATTGGCCCTTTGACTTGA
- the LOC122034385 gene encoding uncharacterized protein LOC122034385 isoform X2, with protein sequence MDERRDAMRLRYLRDRKFGGFLLFAISKRMLFTKSIGHVYEDSDASHLTEMCTNVQTKNYLPEYNSMHGIKEDATSSWSSYCHQRKLSEHIFSTYMPRHVNGCTEQDKEILKRTILEHEAIFRKQICELHRLYRIQKDLMNEFQARNFNRSSVPAELSYSSSFSSQRWPEYTETISQMSGFPIGVTSWGNMPCAINEKTHLSFKRDRSIHFAQIPFPSGASKKDSEVLDYKPQKRTFDLQLPADVYMDIEGTDGFQKKNIAEPTNDATTPKNGTFYVLPDNGMKLTLQSDEVNHQVTNLTKQIGRSACIMVDLNKPSTKISFESPSNSASNQLLGTKPHNKLQQGYLDRLGDQQTPFHKDVYSKGEWPLNHESGNKGSTVDDFSRFSQASNHNGPTLPERLQSNSNSYCETFQYDHYNPEAWSRQELTHAIQTFPRFHSVTCLNSSMISPSVPSISTSQADLTSCTSSFALPLRNTAACKSSTLVAAHAPSFFSGSAYVNNESLSSNIDAQTPITHCQEWHNRSLNVSVGNVKTLPHTNKMHLNSIPYLNTASYKPDPINNGKENLHDNLPGSPIECSHSRDLKTPLELNLNQALPSVMEDTNTLGQDPMCYDGCYRFPGDASWQKKASISETEEKKTSIVDFSLSNEHPKFIYGSNVVTPNIKKGEKELDLSACNLQEVTSTMPFRDHTMQGDKDSEKNGKRILGFPIDGVERHSSILVSTKYTEKLLAEKAMFMENDDRKFANFLCGTKILSMQKNIQNGDSSTEVCGAMNTANSRPHINLNAELAYADDSTPSELIPEGVVVVRPSHSISIFGAKIVSDPDLQASTSQAETSIINQYKHISSNKADDSEKKDFSCEKLVRLAAENLVAISADCNDCHNDIGSNRLSLPQFDTLCWFAELVSHGSENLVLVDNGRNGYAQSLDVDADHNDAAGGLDLFEAMTLELEEVKVDQQCHEAKETEAKGDEENEQEVKTPASLLFTKARRGQGRKRRQKRDFQKDVLPGLASLSRLEVSEDLQTIGGMLKSSGRRWQTSLLRQNTGQKRMNTQRKGTRQLSMSIAVEEAQVTSCQPSPLSNTELGVVGSSMIGWGRTTRRCSRRRCLPQSFIGPLT encoded by the exons ATGGATGAGAGGAGGGATGCGATGCGTCTGAG GTATCTCCGTGACAGGAAATTTGGGGGATTTCTTCTGTTTGCAATCTCCAAGCGAATGCTCTTTACCAAATCGATTGGCCATGTTTATGAAGATTCAGATGCATCTCATCTTACTG AAATGTGTACAAACGTGCAGACTAAAAATTACCTTCCGGAATATAATTCAATGCATGGTATCAAGGAGGATGCAACCAGTAGTTGGTCCAGTTACTGTCATCAGAGGAAATTAAGTGAGCACATCTTCAGCACTTACATGCCAAGGCATGTGAATGGATGCACTGAACAAGATaaagaaatattaaaaaggaCTATTCTTGAACATGAAGCAATATTCAGAAAGCAG ATTTGTGAACTCCATCGTCTTTATAGAATACAGAAAGATCTGATGAATGAGTTCCAAGCTAGAAACTTTAATAGATCTTCTGTGCCAGCAGAATTATCATACTCAAGTTCTTTTTCATCTCAAAGATGGCCTGAATATACAGAAACGATATCACAGATGTCTGGCTTTCCTATTGGAGTCACCAGTTGGGGAAATATGCCTTGTGCCATCAACGAAAAGACCCACCTTAGTTTTAAAAGGGACAGAAGCATCCATTTTGCTCAGATACCATTTCCTAGTGGAGCTTCTAAAAAGGACAGTGAGGTACTGGACTATAAGCCTCAGAAGAGAACATTTGACCTCCAACTTCCAGCTgatgtatatatggatattgaAGGTACAGATGGATTTCAGAAAAAAAATATTGCTGAACCTACAAATGATGCTACTACCCCAAAGAATGGAACTTTCTATGTGCTTCCTGACAATGGCATGAAGCTCACTTTGCAGAGTGATGAAGTAAACCATCAGGTCACAAATTTAACAAAACAGATTGGTAGATCAGCCTGTATAATGGTTGACTTAAATAAACCTTCAACAAAAATCTCTTTTGAAAGTCCATCAAACTCAGCATCTAATCAATTGCTTGGCACGAAGCCTCACAACAAATTGCAACAAGGTTATTTGGACAGGCTTGGAGATCAACAGACTCCTTTCCATAAGGATGTGTACTCAAAAGGAGAATGGCCCTTGAATCATGAATCTG GGAACAAAGGGAGCACAGTGGATGACTTTTCTCGATTTTCTCAAGCCTCTAACCATAATGGTCCAACTTTACCTGAAAGGTTacaatcaaattcaaattcatattGTGAAACTTTTCAGTATGACCATTACAATCCTGAGGCATGGTCTAGACAAGAGCTAACTCATGCAATCCAGACATTTCCAAGATTCCATTCAGTCACTTGTTTAAATTCATCTATGATATCTCCTTCAGTACCTTCAATCTCAACTTCACAGGCTGACTTAACCAGTTGTACATCTTCATTTGCTCTGCCCTTGAGAAACACTGCCGCTTGTAAAAGCAGCACGCTAGTAGCTGCTCATGCACCTTCATTCTTTAGTGGATCGGCATACGTTAATAATGAGAGTTTGAGTTCCAATATAGATGCTCAAACACCTATTACTCATTGTCAAGAGTGGCATAATAGGAGCTTGAATGTAAGTGTAGGAAATGTTAAAACACTCCCTCACACGAATAAAATGCACCTTAATTCTATTCCATATCTGAACACTGCATCCTATAAACCTGACCCGATTAATAATGGTAAAGAAAATCTTCATGATAATTTACCTGGAAGCCCTATAGAGTGTTCTCATAGCAGAGATTTGAAGACTCCATTAGAGCTGAACCTAAATCAAGCATTGCCAAGTGTCATGGAAGATACTAATACACTCGGACAGGATCCAATGTGCTATGATGGTTGTTATAGGTTCCCAGGTGATGCATCTTGGCAGAAGAAAGCATCAATTAGTGAGACTGAGGAGAAGAAAACCTCCATAGTAGATTTTAGCTTGTCGAACGAACATCCTAAGTTTATTTATGGATCCAATGTTGTGACCCCTAATATCAAGAAGGGGGAAAAGGAGTTGGATTTATCAGCATGCAACTTGCAGGAAGTCACATCAACCATGCCGTTTAGAGATCATACAATGCAGGGAGATAAAGATTCAGAGAAAAATGGGAAAAGAATTCTTGGTTTTCCTATTGATGGTGTCGAGAGACATTCCAGCATACTTGTTTCCACCAAATATACGGAGAAGCTATTAGCTGAGAAAGCTATGTTTATGGAAAATGATGACAGAAAATTCGCTAACTTCCTCTGTGGTACAAAAATATTGAGTATGCAGAAGAACATTCAAAATGGTGATTCTTCCACCGAAGTTTGTGGTGCAATGAACACTGCAAACTCTAGGCCTCATATTAACCTGAATGCTGAGCTGGCATATGCAGATGATTCTACACCTTCAGAGTTGATACCTGAAGGAGTAGTAGTGGTTCGGCCTTCACATTCTATATCAATTTTTGGAGCAAAAATTGTTTCTGATCCTGATCTTCAAGCCTCTACTTCTCAGGCTGAAACTAGCATTATAAATCAATATAAACACATTTCATCGAATAAGGCAGATGATTCAGAGAAGAAGGATTTTTCCTGTGAGAAACTTGTAAGATTGGCTGCAGAAAATTTAGTTGCTATCTCAGCGGATTGTAATGATTGCCACAATGATATTGGCTCTAACCGGTTATCCCTGCCTCAATTTGACACCTTGTGTTGGTTTGCAGAGCTAGTATCACATGGTTCAGAAAACCTCGTGCTAGTTGATAATGGTAGAAATGGGTATGCTCAATCTTTGGATGTTGATGCTGACCACAATGATGCTGCTGGTGGTTTGGATCTATTTGAGGCCATGACATTGGAACTTGAAGAAGTCAAGGTGGATCAGCAATGTCATGAAGCAAAAGAAACTGAGGCCAAAGGTGATGAAGAAAATGAGCAGGAAGTTAAAACTCCTGCTTCACTGCTTTTCACAAAGGCTCGGCGTGGCCAGGGAAGAAAAAGGAGGCAGAAGAGGGACTTCCAAAAGGATGTCTTGCCAGGCCTTGCATCACTCTCAAGGCTTGAAGTTTCAGAGGATCTTCAAACTATTGGTGGAATGCTGAAATCATCAGGTAGGCGTTGGCAAACAAGTTTACTAAGGCAAAACACTGGCCAAAAGAGAATGAACACCCAAAGAAAGGGAACGAGGCAGCTGAGCATGTCCATTGCAGTTGAGGAGGCTCAAGTTACCTCCTGTCAACCCTCACCACTCAGTAATACTGAACTAGGTGTTGTTGGAAGCAGTATGATCGGGTGGGGAAGGACAACACGGCGATGCAGTAGAAGGAGATGTCTCCCGCAAAGTTTCATTGGCCCTTTGACTTGA